In the genome of Yersinia enterocolitica, the window GCGTTATTTGCTACCAAATGTTTCATTTTCAGTACTATTTTTTGTATGGGTAACTCGGTTCATAATAAAAAATCCCAGACAAATGCAAGCCGGGATTTTTTTACCTGCCAGTCAACTCATCAAGTCCACTTCCTGCCAGGCGGTTTCTTAGCCAGCATCATCTCAATAAAATCAGTGGACTGCTGCTTACGGTTCGGTAACTTACAGGTTTTGCGCAGTGTCTGTATAATTTCCGCCACTGGTAGTGTGGGCAGCCAACATCTATATGGATGAGGTGCATCCAGGCAAGAAAATCGCTGATTTGTCCGAACCTGATAAGAGAATTATTAGTGCGATTAGTACCTTAACTGCCGGTATCCTGGGTGGCTTAAGTACTGATAGCAGCACCGGCCTTCTCATCGGCGCGCAGGCTGGGAAGAACGCGGTGGAGAATAACTCGCTGAGTGGTGATGCGGCGCGTGAAACAGTTAAACAGGTGACGGCCAACCTGAAAGATCAGGTCAGGGATAAACTTGGTGAAGGGACATTGTCTGCTATTGTTAACAGCATTATCGGTGCGGCGGCAGATAGCGGTGATGCGTTATTAGGTGGAGCGGATTACGGTGCTGATGCGGCGATGGCGCTCACCTCATGCGCCATGGGAGACAGTTACTGCACTCAGGCATTGAACGATCTGGCGGGTAAAAATCAGGCAGCGGCAGATACGCTGAAAGCCCTGATGAAGAGTGAAACCTGGTCAGCGGTTGCAGGACAGGTGAAAGAAGCGGCTCAAGGTAACCAGCTTGCTCTGGAAGCCACAGGTGGAATGCTGGCAGGTATTCTTCTACCAGGCAAGAAACTACCTGATGGTGTTGCTGGTAAGGCCGAGTCTATTGCTGCTGATATAGGCAAAACTGGTACTGTATTTGATTCTATAAAAGGGACCCAGCCTGTTTACCCTGGTTCTGTTATACCGAAATCTTTTGAAATGACACTACCTAACGGTCAAAAAGTGTGGGTACATGGCAATGCTACAGAACACATGGCAGAATATGCGGCATCTAAAGCCGTAACTAATACGCCAGAGGCGGTCAGACTTGCCAGCCAGACAGAACTCAGAAGTTTTCAAGCTGCGTTAGATACCGCGACAAAGAACGGTATGTCATATGGGCGTATAACAGTCGATGGTTGGCAACTGGAAATCAAACCTCCACGTGCTGCTGGTGAGTTGCCAACAGTCATTCATGCTCGTTATCTAGGGGCAAATTAAATGGATATAGAAATTACAAGTCCGATCAATATCACATTGGACGTAATAGAACTTGATGAACATATTCCATCATTGAAGTTTAATCTGGCGATTCAAGTAGATAAATTTAGTTATAGTTTGAATGTCAGTTCCCAGGTATGGCTTGAATGCCAATGCTTTGATGAATTTATCGACAATATACGGAATGATGATATAGCCCATCTTAAAGATATGAATGGATGTTTTGAGTTGATTGTAAATCCAGTTTTAGGATGGCTTGAATGGTCATGTGCTAAAGAAGAACTGCATGGATATACCACAGTATCAAAAGGCAGAGAAAAGTTAACGGACGATGCGAAATCTGCAATATATGCAGCGTTTAATGATTATCCTAAATGGTGGTGACTGTTAGATCAGGTCTAAGCTACTACAACTAAAAGTAGCAACCCCAGCCTTGGCTGGGGGTTACTACTTCTAAGCCCTAAATCCCCACACTTCCCGCCGCCACAACCGAATAACACCGGGCGCGGCGGTCACCTCCAGTTGTTCCGCGTCAGTGATCCCAGAATCGGTGATCCAATCCCTGCCGATAATCACCTCGCCGTTCTCCCGCACCCAATCCGCCCCCAAATCTTGCCGGTCTTGGCTGGCTTCGCACAGCGCGTCCCAGGTGGTGGCGTCGGTGACGACAGTGATCCAGAGCTGGTGATGTTGGAGCGTCAGTTGCAGCGGTAAAACCGAGTTTGGCCAACGTCACGCTTTCGATCGTCAGTTCAGGGATCGGCTCAGGGGTAAAAGTGATGTTCATACATTCCCCTCCGTGGCGGGCGCGGTGCGGATAATCAACTGGCCGTGTTCGGGGGTAACAGTAACGTGCTAGCCGGTAGTAAATCCCAATGCTTCCAGCCACTTACCGCTCAGGATAAGTTTAGGCTGAGGGTGCTTTTTACCGCCACTAGGTGAATAATACACTGTATAATCATTGGCTTATGTTCTTTTTCTTCAGTTGCTGCCTGTTCTGACTTACAATCACGCTTAGCCATAGTACCTGTTGTATGATCAACTGACCCAGTTCTGTGATCACTTCGATCTTCTGCCTGGTGGTAAATCTGAGCGGCTCCAGTCATCTTTCCTTAATCGCCAGTTGTGGCCGTGGGTTCTGATTTATAAATGCATCGTACCTCCTTTATTGTTCGAATTTTCCTGTTTGTTCGTGGCAGACAATGACTTAACATAGCTATCACTTTTTTGTATGGTTTATGGGTATTCGATGCGCTACTTGGCTATTATTGTTCCCTTACTTACGTTGCTCTCTGCCTGTAGTAGCAAACCGACACCTCCTGTTGCTGCCGAGCCATCGGCGGGCCTGATACAGAGCGGTTTCTTGCTTGAGCCGCAACATGTGGGGCATTTGCAAAACGGTGATTTTGCTTATAACGCCGACACAGCCCGATTTGTTGACAAAATGGTGCGTGAACACGGTTTTGAGCCTCAACAACTGCATGATGTATTAGCCCAAACTAAAAAACTGGATTTTGTTATCCGCTTGATGGATAAACAAGCGCCATCGGCAGGCCGTCCTTCCGGCCCTAATGGTGCGTGGAACCGCTATCGCAAACAGTTTATTACCCCGGATAATGTGCAAAACGGTGTTAACTTCTGGAACCAACATCAAGAGGCGTTGCAACGCGCCTATGAGGTTTACGGCGTGCCACCAGAGATTATCGTCGGAATCATTGGGGTTGAGACTCGCTGGGGCCGGGTGATGGGTAAAACGCGCATCATTGATGCCCTGGCAACACTCTCCTTTGCTTATCCACGCCGTGCTGAGTACTTTTCTGGCGAGCTGGAAACCTTCCTGTTGATGGCTCGTGCGGAGGGTAATGATCCGCTCAGCTTGCGGGGGTCTTATGCGGGCGCGATGGGGTACGGCCAATTTATGCCATCATCATTCAAAAGCTATGCTGTTGATTTTAATGGTAACGGCCACATCAATTTATGGGATCCGGAAGATGCCATCGGCAGTGTCGCTAACTACTTCAAATCCCATGGCTGGACCAAAGGTGCGATGGTCGCGGTGCCCGCTAATGGGCAAGCGCCGTACCTTGATAATGGCTTTAAGACGAAATACCCTATCTCGATGTTATCTGCCGCAGGGCTAAGCCCGTCTGGTTCGCTAGAGGGTTATCAAGAGGCCAGCTTACTGCGTCTGGATGTCGGCACCGGTTATCAGTATTGGTACGGGTTACCCAATTTCTACACGATTACCCGCTACAACCACAGCACCCATTACGCGATGGCGGTATGGCAGCTAGGTGAGGCAGTAGGCAGGGCACGTTCAATACAGTAAATGGTGAGTGAAAGGCGTTGCCGACGGTTAGCGTCGTTATGGCAAGTAGTAAAAGGGCCACATGTTACGATGTGGCCCTTTTCTATTAGTGGTTGGTGCTTCTTACAACAGGTGTGAAATATCATCTGGATTAACGGATGGCGGCGATTTACGCCAGCCGCGAGTCAGCCACAGCAAGTAGATAAAGCCTGCCAATAGCCACAATAAGCCGACTTCAAGCGCCCGTTGCTCAAGGTGAACCCACAGCCACACCGACATGACGAATCCCATCATGGGTAATAGCCCGTACTTAAACATAGCCGCAGTACCGCGGCGTTTCTCATTGATAATAAAATGCTTTATCACACTCAAATTAACAAAGGTGAAGGCACCGAGGGCACCAAAGCTTATCATCGATACCACTAAGTTCAGGTCAAGGAACAGGGCCAGCAGCGAGATGGTGGCAACGAATAAAATGGCCCGCCACGGTGTGTGGAATTTGCGATGCAGATGGAAGAACACTTTGCGTGGTAGTACGCCTTCACGCCCCATGGCATAGAAAATACGCGACACACTGGTCTGCGCGGTCATTGCGGAGGCATAAACGCCGGTCAAATAGGTGGCCATAAAGAAGTTATACATCCACTTACCACCGACATGCTCGGAGATAATCAGGCTGGCGGTATCCTGATGTGGAATCAACAATTTCCAATCGGGATAGGCCAAATGGGCAGCATAGGAAACGGCGATAAAAATAGCACCGGCGCTGATCACCGTAAAGAGAATGGCCCGTGGCAGAGTGCGTTTGGCGTCGTGCGCCTCTTCGGCCATGGTCGCGATGGCATCAAAACCGAGGAAGGCCAAACAGAGCACTGCCGCACCAGAGAGTAACCCGGATAGGTCACCGGCATTCACCAGCAGCGGCTTCATTAACGCTTCCGGGCTTAAATCGGCCTGACTGAAAGAGAGCGCAATAAATAATATGATAAAGACCATCTGTGCTGCGATCAGCGAGAAATTAACTGAGGTGAGTAAACGCACGCCCAGAATATTAAGCAGACTGACACTGATGATAGACGCAATAATAAATACCGGAGCGGGAATAGCCGGAAATGCCTCATGCAAGAAAATGCCTAAAACTAAATAATTAAGGATTGGCAGGAACAGATAATCCAAAATTTGCGCCCAACCCACCAGAAAACCGGTTTTCCCGCCAAAACTACGCTGAACATAGGAATAGGCGGAGCCAGACAGCGGCATGGCGCTGGTCATCCGGCAATAACTGAGGGCGGTAAACAGAATGGTGGCAACAGTCACCAGATAGGCAACGGGCAAATGCCCCTGACTTAATACGGTCACCTGTCCATAGGTAGTGAATACGCCTAAAGGCACCATATAGGCAAGCCCGAAAGCGACCAGCGCGGGGGTTTTAAGCACTCTGCGCAACTGAATGTTTTGTGGCATTACCGTATCATCTCCTGGTGAGAAAAAGCACCGTTACGCTGCATTTTTATGCAGCTATAGAACATAAAGGAGCGGATTTTGACATAAGGGTCGCTGTAACGCCAATGACTTCCTTCTTAGCCTATGTTGTCGTGCTCAACTCTGCTCCTGACAGATTTGCCCCCCGCATCACCGACGTGAATCAATGATGCGGGGCATTCACTAGGCTTGATAAACCACATTACCGCCGATCAGCGTAGAGTCCACCTGTGTCTGGTAAATAGCGTTTGGCGACTGCTCAAACAGGTTATTTTTCAGAATGATAATATCGGCGAACTTCCCTGCTTCCAGTGAGCCGATATATTGCTCTTTGGCAATCATATAAGCGGCATCAATAGTGGCAGAACGTAATGTTTCAATCAGCGTCAGGTCACGATCATTATCCAGCCGTGGGCCAGCCGGATGACCGTCGAGATCCCATGCACGACGGGTCATACCCACTTGCAGGTTGTACCATTCATCTAGCCTGTCAATGGGCCAGTCACTGCCATACGCAATACGTGCGCCAGCATCAAGGAAGCGTGCTGCTGGCTCCATATGCAGGAAACGGGCCTCGCCCAACATCTCACGCTCTTCATCAATTAGTACCCCCGGTAAGCCGGCCCACTGGAAGGAAAGCACTGCTGTTGCTCCCAGTTTGGCAAAACGATCATATTGATGGGGGGCAACCAGCTCGTTATGTGCTAATCCTGGGCGGATATCTTTGCCCGGCAAGGCGGCGCGCATCTGTTCCACTGCATCCAGCACCATCTCGATGGCCCCATCACCCACGGTATGAGTGTGTGGATGAAGACCTGCGCGGGCGCACTCCAGAATCACGGCATTGACTACTGGCGCGCTAAAATAGAGGTCGCCATAGCGCTCGGTATCTTGCCAGTCAGGTTGTTGTGCTGAACCCTGGTTGGCACGATACGGCTCCAGTAATGCAGCGGTCATGGTTGGGGGTTGCAATACCCCGTCGATAAACAATTTCAGGTGATCGACGGCGAAACTCGGTGCGGGTGTCCATGCGTGGCTTCCCCATTGGTGGGCGAACTCTAGCACCTCTTGTACCACGCGAGCGGCGTCCTGTGGGCCTTGCAGGCTATCAGGGGTCACTTCTTTAGCACCCAGTACCCGTAAGGTTAATGCGTCACGTTCATGCAAGCGACGGAAAGCCAGTAACTGTTCGGCAAAAACACGAGTATCCATCACGGTAGTGACACCTTGCGCATTAAGTACTTGCTGCACATGGGCCGCAATTTGCACATTCTTTTCCGCTGTGGCGGAGGGGATACTGTCAAAGGCGCGCATGGCGGGCGCATCTTCCAAAATACCGGTCAATTTACCGTGGGTATCGCTGGCAATTTTGCCATCTGGCGGTACTGGGGTGTGTTCATCAATACCCAGCAATTCCAGCGCGCGGCTGTTGGCCGCCAGCGTGTGGCAGTCATTGGAGAACAATGCGATTGGACGGCAGGTATTGAGCGAATCCAAGGCCTTTCGGCTCATATCAGCGCCGACGGGTGTCATCGCCTGACGCTGCCAGGCGCGCACGGTCAGCCAGTCATTTTCACCGTTAAAAGGATCGCTATCGAGGTGTTGCTGGATAATATCCAGTGTCTGTTCAACACTTAGCGCAGCGTAATTGAGGTTACAACCAATCAGTTGTTTCCCGCCCCAAAACGGGTGCATATGGCTGTCAATCAGGCCGGGCATCATAAACTTACCCGCCAGATCGATAAGTTGAGTATGCGCGCTAGCGAATTGCTGTTTGATCTCCTCACCGCCCGTGGCCAGAATATAGCCCTGGCCGATGGCGATGGCACTGCAAACCGTATTATCAGCATCTGCCGTATAAATTGTGCCGTTGTAATAAATACTGTCGGCGACAGGAGTCTGTTTAGTCATGTTATGTACTTTATAATATGTCCCTTCTTCCTTGACGTTAGCTGCTCCCGGCATGTTTATCACCTGAATTGCTAACCTCTGTCAGCTCATCGGGATTGGTTGCTGTGCTGCCACGCCAATGACGTTGGGGATTTGAGGAATCAGATAATCATTATAGCCTGTCCTATCAGGGAAAACTCTCTGAGTTAAGTACCGGCCAAGGTGAGAATCTATTAATGGTTTTTCAATAACTCGCTTCTCATCATTGCGGCCAGATGGCGCAAGATTTCTGCTTCTGAAAAACCTAACTCGGTAAACTGGGTTAGACCATCCAGACCGCACACCAGCCCGATCAGCCGCCAGGCAACATCACTGGCATTGATATCTGAGCGAAATTCATCGCAGGTAATGCCGGTATGGATCACCGCCACGGTAGCCGCATGCCAGTCTGACATCGACGCCGCATAGGCTTCCTTAATAAGTTCATCGCGCTCGGCTAGCATTGAAATTTCATTCCACAACCGGGTTTCTCTTCGGCCGGCTTCATCTTGTGGATAGCCCAACACTTGCTGTATCCGTTCAACGGCAGGTAAGTTTTGACTGTTTAGCGCAAAAGCAGATAACGACTGTTTAACTAAGAGTAGAAAAGCATCTGCGCGTAGTCGTGAGACTGATGTGAAATGGTGATGAACTTGCCCAACAGCCACGCCGGCTTCGCTGGCAACACGACGTACAGTGGTTGCCGCCATCCCTTCACTTATCGCGACACGCATCGCAGCCTGCAAAAGGGTGTCGTGGCGTTCCTCACGGTTCAAATAGGCCAAAGAGACTCCTTATCTGACTTATTAGTGTTTCAGCCATTATGTGATGAATTGGACGCTAGTTCAACTTTCCGCTATTATTGACATATTGAACAGGTGTTCAACATTAATATATGCCTTATTTGAGCGTTTTGTATGTCTAAAAAGTGGATGATTTTCTACGTTATTATTCTGATGTATCTCCCAGTTTCTATTGATGCAACTGTATTACATGTGGCCGCCCCACGGCTGGGTATTGCACTGTCAGCCACGGGCAGTGAATTGCTGTGGATTATTGATATTTACTCACTGGTTATGGCCTGTTTGCTGCTGCCAATGGGGGCGCTGGGGGATCGCATCGGTTTCAAACGGTTGGCGTTGTTGGGGTCGGTACTGTTCGGGCTTGCTTCACTGGCGGCGGCTTTTGCACCATCGGTTGCCGCGCTCATTGCGGCACGCGCTTTCTTGGCGATAGGTGCGGCGATGATCCTGCCGGCAACCTTGTCGGCGGTGCGCCATATCTTTACCGATGAACGAGAAAGGGCATTGGCGCTGGGGATATGGGTTGCCATCGGAACGACGGGTGCCGCGATGGGGCCACTGGTTGGTGGATTATTGATGGAATATTTCTACTGGGGTTCAGTCTTCCTGATCAATATCCCTATTATTATTGCAGTGGTTATTGCCACGCTGCTGGTTATACCGAGCCAGCCAGTGCGGGTGGAACAGTCATGGAGATTGGCTCCGGCACTGGTATTGATTACTGCGATCCTATTGCTGGTCTATGCGGCGAAAACCGGGCTGCGCGGCGGGGGAGATATGAGGGTAACTTTCCTAACCGCGTGTATCGGGGGCGCGATGCTGTTTGCTTTTGTTCGTCACCAGTTATCAACGACAGCTCCAATGATCGATTTTCGCCTGATAAGCCAGCGGGTGATCGCTGTTGGTATGGCAATGGCCATGACGGCAATGATAACGCTGGTTGGTTTTGAATTGCTGCTGACACAGGAATTGCAGTTTGTGTTAGGTAAAAGCCCACTCGAAGCGGGTATATTTCTAATGCCATTGATGATTGCCAGTGGTGTTAGCGGGCCGATATCCGGTTGGCTGGTGGCTAAATTGGGGTTACGTACCGTCGCAAGCGCGGGTATTGCATTTAGCTCATTGAGTTTTCTCGGCCTGGCCTGGACCGATTTTGCCACGCAAGTTTATCTGGCATGGGGATGGATGATAGTGCTGGGGTTCAGTATTGAAGCCTCGTTATTAGCTTCTACTGCGGCGATTATGAGTGCGGCTCCCCCGGAAAAAGCCAGTGCGGCAGGGGCGGTTGAGGGTATGGCTTATGAGCTGGGGGCGGGATTCGGGGTGGCAATATTTGGTTTGATGTTATCGCGGGCCTATACCGCGTCTATTGAATTACCAGCAGATTTACCTGCTGATCTCGTTGAGCAGGCCAGTGCTTCTATCAGTGAAACTATTCAGGTGGTCAATAGCCTTGGTGGGAATGAGCATCTACTGACCAGCGCCAAACTTGCCTTTTCTGCCTCGCATAGTTTGGTATTAGGTACTGCCAGCGCACTGTTAATTCTGCTGGCGGTGGTGGTGTGGTTTACCCTGCCGGGGAAGAAAATACGGCAATTGGGCAAACAGAGTGCCACACCTCACTGATTAGCGGGTGGTTAACACTTCATTAATTAAACAGTCATTACTCTTACTTAACTGTGTGATATACCTATTTAGGGTTTGAAACATTAGGGTTTGAAATAGGTAAGGTCTGAGCAATGACTGAGCAAACGTCCTCCGTACAACTTGATCTCGATAGCGCGGCTCAGCCTCCCATAGTGTATATCAGGGGGGATTGGGTACTGGCGCATTATCGCTTTTTGGAACCCCAAGTGGCGCAGTTGCGCGCGAATATGCCCAGTGGCGTGGTATTTGACCTCAACCAACTCGGGGCGTTAGATACCGCCGGTGCAACGTTGCTAGCTCTACTTCTGGGTGAGAATCGTGTGGCAAATTTACGCGAACTTGCGCCTAAATTGCCAGAAGAACGGCGAACCTTACTTGAAACGGTAAGCCATGTATTGCCTGACTTAGCGCCTGAGCCGTCAGAAAAACCCGCACGATTTTGGCTGGAGATGCTGGCTAACACCGGCCGTTCGGTAGATAACTTATGGCAAGATATTAAGTCACTATTGGGCTTTATTGGCCTGACGCTGGAAACCTTGCTGGGAACACTCTTTCGGCCCTCACGCTGGCGCATTACCTCATTAATTGCCAATATTCAACAGATTGGCCTCAATGCTGTACCGATCATTATGTTGCTCACCTTTTTGGTGGGGGCAGTTATCGCTTTTCTCGGTGCCACCGTACTCACTACCTTCGGCGCGGGCATTTTTACCGTCGATTTGGTGGTATTTTCTTTTTTACGTGAATTTGCGGTACTGCTTACCGCTATCCTGATGGCAGGGCGGACAGCCAGTGCTTTTACCGCTGAAATTGGCTTGATGAAAGCCAATGAAGAGATTGATGCTATCCAGACGCTGGGCTTGAATCCGGTCGAATTGCTGGTGCTACCGCGCGTCTTGGCACTATTGATTTCTCTGCCGATGCTGACCTTTATTGGTATGGTTTGTGGTATTTTTGGTGGCATGGTGGTGTGCGCCTTAACACTGGATATCTCTCCAACCATGTTTTTGTCGATTATGCAAAACAGTAATGGGTTGCAGCATTTTCTGGTGGGTATAAGCAAAGCCCCTATTTTTGCTTTCCTGATTGCTATTATTGGCTGTCTGGAGGGGTTCAAAGTGACGGGTAGCGCTGAATCTGTCGGGGTCCATACCACCACCAGTGTGGTGCATTCGATCTTTGTGGTGATTTTGCTTGATGCCGTGGCAGCGCTATTTTTCATGGAAATGGGGTGGTGAGCCAAATGACGCAAGATGCAATTATTCAAATTCGCTCTCTGGTTAACTGCTTTGGCGCACAGTGCGTGCATCAAGGGTTAAATCTTGATGTTAAGCGCGGCGAGGTTTTGGGCGTGGTTGGCGGCTCGGGTACCGGTAAATCGGTTCTGTTACGCAGTATTGTTGGGCTACGTCGTCCGACTGACGGGCAAATTCATGTTTTTGGTGAAGATTTAATGACACTGTCAGGTCAATCCCGCTCCATGGTCGAGCGCCGATTTGGCGTATTATTTCAACGAGGCGCACTGTTCAGCTCTCTAACCGTGACCGAAAACGTGGCGTTGCCATTAATAGAAAACGCCGGGTTACCCGGGCTGAGGCTGAGCGTCTGGCTCAGGTTAAACTGGCACTGGCCGGGTTACCGCCGGGCACTGGCAGTAAGTATCCGGCATCACTGTCGGGTGGCATGGTCAAACGTGTTGCGTTAGCCCGTGCCTTGGCGCTGGACCCAGATATTCTGTTTCTTGATGAACCGACAGCGGGCCTTGATCCCATCGGTGCGGCGGCGTTCGACAGTTTGATCCGCACCCTGCGGGATGCCCTCAATCTGACGGTATTTTTGGTAACTCACGATCTGGATACGCTGTATACGTTGTGTGATCGTGTGGCGGTGCTTTCGCAGAAAAAAGTGCTGGTGGTTGATACTCTGGATAAAGTTGCGGCGACTGATGATGCCTGGATTCAGGCGTATTTTCATGGCCCACGAGGCCGGGCTGCTTATCAGGCAGCGGCAATTAACAGTGGAGAGAGGTGGTAATATGGAAACCCGTGCTCATCATGTTGTTATTGGTTTGTTCACTCTTATTGTGGTGAGTGCCGCGCTGCTGTTTTGCCTATGGCTGACAAATTCCGGTTCTGACCGCCAGTTCAGATTGTACGATATCGTTTTCAATGAACCGGTGAGTGGCCTGTCACAGGGCAGCACCGTTCAGTACAGCGGGATTCGAGTCGGTGAGGTGACACAATTGCGGTTGGACCGAGAGAATCCTAATAAGGTTTGGGCACGTATCCGCGTCTCTGCATCTACTCCGATACGCGAGGATACTCAAGCCCGCCTGACAGTTGCGGGTATTACCGGCACTTCAAATATTCAATTCAGCAGTGGCAGCCAGGACAGCCCGTTGTTGGAAGGCAAAGATGGCGATGTTCCTATCATTATTGCCACCCCTTCGCCGATGAGTCAGTTACTGGCTAACGGTGAGAATTTCATGACCAATGCGAATGAAGTGTTGGTGCGCTTGAACCAGCTGCTGGCACCGGATAACCAGCAGCGCCTGATAACGACACTGGATAATCTCGCGCTGGTCACTCAAACCGTGGCTGATCAACGTGGCGATCTTCGTACCCTGTTACAGCAGTTGGCGCAGGCCAGTAAACAGGCTAATGAGACACTGGCCCAAACTAATCGCCTGCTGCGTAATGCTAACGGCTTAATGGATGGGCAGGGGAAACAACTGGTCAATGATGCCGCCAAGACCATGGCATCGTTGCAAAATACCAGTACCATCCTCAATAAATTGGTGAATGAAAATAAAACCTCACTCAATAACGGGATGCAAGGGATGAATGAGCTGGGGCCGGCTGTGGATGAGCTGCGCAGAACATTAGCGACATTACGTGCCGCCGTTTCTCGTTTGGAAGAAAACCCAGCGGCCTTGTTGCGCGGCCGTGAAAGAACACAGGAGTTTACGCCTTAATGCTCTCTCTTAATCTAATGCGCTATGCAGGCCGCCGTGTGTGGCTATTGATGATATCTGGCGGGGCGATACTGCTCTCTGCCTGTACCATTTTACCCTCGGCCCCCGTATCACAAGTTTATCTTCTGCCGGTGCCACCAGCAGTGAGTGCGCCGCGCGCGCAGACAGTAAACTGGTCATTACGGGTTTCACAACCGGCGACGAACCAGTTTCTTAATAGCTCACGCATAGCGGTGCAGCCTCAGGGCCAGGAGATTGCAGTTTATAAAAACTCTCGTTGGAGTGATTCAGCGCCGATTCTGGTGCGCAATCGTCTTATTCAGGCGTTCCGTAGTGATGGACGAATCCGCGCAGTCAGTAGCGATGATGACAGCCTACAGGCTGATGTGGAGTTGAGTGGTGATTTGTCTGCGTTCCAAGGGGTATATCATGTTGGTAGCAGCGAAGTGCTGATCCGCTTTGATGCCCGGCTGGTAAGAATTTCGGACCGTAGGATTATTGCGACCCGCCAGTTTGAAATTCGCCAACCGATAACAGGTAGCGAGATGAATGAGGTGATTCAGGCCTTTGGCCTGGCCAGTGACCAGTTAGCCACCCAAGTGCTCAACTGGACCATGCAGCAGTCTCCTCAGTAGCACGGGTTATCAAACTAGGACAGGTTGAAGCGAGAATATCGTGATAGCTTAGGTTTTATTTTAGGCGAGTTGGCAGTAGCTAACTCGCCTTTTTAATCGGCGGTTTATGGATTCAGAGAAAGAATCTCGCCCAAGGGGGAAAATATTCTCTTTATTGTTTTGTGACTAGTATCTCATTGGGTGTGGTACTTATGGTAAGTAAATTATTTAACTTGTTGTATTTCATGTATTTTTAATTAAATTTATCTGTATTTTAATTTTTCATTAAAGAGAATAATATTCTCCAGCTATTAAAAACAACAGGAAAATATGAAAAGTATTTCTCCCATTAAAACCATAAGATAAAAATAAATAAAATCACTGATTAATTATTTCAAATGCAAAAAATTACGCATCAACAGTTGCTCGATTGGTTGAGAAAAGAAGTAAAACTTTCATTAGGTTGTACTGAACCTATTGCTATTGCGTATGCTGCTGCGGTGGCTGCCAAATATCTCAACGCACCGATATTAAAAATAACGGGGGAGATATCGGAGAATCTGTATAAAAATGCGATGGGGTCACTATCCCGGGAACAACTTATTGCGGAGTGACTCTTGCGGCGGCGATAGGGGCTATTGGCGGTAACGCGGATGCCGATTTAGAAGTATTGAAAGACATTACTGCGGCACAAATTACCCAAGCTTATATGTTCAATGAATCAGGTAAAGTGTGTTTAAACGCAGTAGATGCTGCGGACTTTATTTTATTGATATTACGTTATATAGCCTTGATGAACACTGCCGGGTTGTGATTCAAGGTGGCCATACCAATGTCACGCAAGTATATATTAATAATATAAAACA includes:
- a CDS encoding methyl viologen resistance protein SmvA; this encodes MSKKWMIFYVIILMYLPVSIDATVLHVAAPRLGIALSATGSELLWIIDIYSLVMACLLLPMGALGDRIGFKRLALLGSVLFGLASLAAAFAPSVAALIAARAFLAIGAAMILPATLSAVRHIFTDERERALALGIWVAIGTTGAAMGPLVGGLLMEYFYWGSVFLINIPIIIAVVIATLLVIPSQPVRVEQSWRLAPALVLITAILLLVYAAKTGLRGGGDMRVTFLTACIGGAMLFAFVRHQLSTTAPMIDFRLISQRVIAVGMAMAMTAMITLVGFELLLTQELQFVLGKSPLEAGIFLMPLMIASGVSGPISGWLVAKLGLRTVASAGIAFSSLSFLGLAWTDFATQVYLAWGWMIVLGFSIEASLLASTAAIMSAAPPEKASAAGAVEGMAYELGAGFGVAIFGLMLSRAYTASIELPADLPADLVEQASASISETIQVVNSLGGNEHLLTSAKLAFSASHSLVLGTASALLILLAVVVWFTLPGKKIRQLGKQSATPH
- a CDS encoding ABC transporter permease — protein: MTEQTSSVQLDLDSAAQPPIVYIRGDWVLAHYRFLEPQVAQLRANMPSGVVFDLNQLGALDTAGATLLALLLGENRVANLRELAPKLPEERRTLLETVSHVLPDLAPEPSEKPARFWLEMLANTGRSVDNLWQDIKSLLGFIGLTLETLLGTLFRPSRWRITSLIANIQQIGLNAVPIIMLLTFLVGAVIAFLGATVLTTFGAGIFTVDLVVFSFLREFAVLLTAILMAGRTASAFTAEIGLMKANEEIDAIQTLGLNPVELLVLPRVLALLISLPMLTFIGMVCGIFGGMVVCALTLDISPTMFLSIMQNSNGLQHFLVGISKAPIFAFLIAIIGCLEGFKVTGSAESVGVHTTTSVVHSIFVVILLDAVAALFFMEMGW
- a CDS encoding MCE family protein — encoded protein: METRAHHVVIGLFTLIVVSAALLFCLWLTNSGSDRQFRLYDIVFNEPVSGLSQGSTVQYSGIRVGEVTQLRLDRENPNKVWARIRVSASTPIREDTQARLTVAGITGTSNIQFSSGSQDSPLLEGKDGDVPIIIATPSPMSQLLANGENFMTNANEVLVRLNQLLAPDNQQRLITTLDNLALVTQTVADQRGDLRTLLQQLAQASKQANETLAQTNRLLRNANGLMDGQGKQLVNDAAKTMASLQNTSTILNKLVNENKTSLNNGMQGMNELGPAVDELRRTLATLRAAVSRLEENPAALLRGRERTQEFTP
- a CDS encoding ABC transporter; translation: MLSLNLMRYAGRRVWLLMISGGAILLSACTILPSAPVSQVYLLPVPPAVSAPRAQTVNWSLRVSQPATNQFLNSSRIAVQPQGQEIAVYKNSRWSDSAPILVRNRLIQAFRSDGRIRAVSSDDDSLQADVELSGDLSAFQGVYHVGSSEVLIRFDARLVRISDRRIIATRQFEIRQPITGSEMNEVIQAFGLASDQLATQVLNWTMQQSPQ